The Impatiens glandulifera chromosome 3, dImpGla2.1, whole genome shotgun sequence genome contains a region encoding:
- the LOC124929590 gene encoding plastid division protein PDV1-like: MFRQGFEISDFPSTNEDSFSGFFFLTPPLVCKWEMEIEEVESVMEKIWDLHDKLSDAIHSISRSHYLTSIRCVGKGDDTFHPRNFANKKPPSTFDNNPPREGFVYVKDFPLADDNNSEIHEAQSLNAIRTALENLEDQLEFFHTVQTQQRAERDSAIARLEQSRIILAMRLAEHQGKKYKVIEEAQAFVGNVKDANCFVTPENHFVSAQSPAKTQKGIRSADLVKAVISGFHCAQKTLKDQMGGLFGNAALIAISMFALLQLHKAGNVGNVLEPKSNVKRVAQSNNSPFNAKLSNKLDVMLARG; encoded by the exons ATTTCCGATTTTCCCTCCACAAACGAGGACTCTTTCTctggttttttttttctcactccTCCTCTGGTCTGTAAATGGGAGATGGAGATCGAAGAGGTCGAATCTGTAATGGAGAAGATTTGGGACCTTCATGACAAGCTCAGCGATGCCATTCACTCCATCTCTAGATCTCACTATCTCACTTCCATCAGATGCGTTGGTAAAGGCGACGATACTTTTCATCCTCGAAACTTCGCCAATAAGAAACCTCCGTCGACCTTCGATAACAATCCCCCCCGGGAAGGTTTCGTCTACGTTAAGGATTTCCCACTTGCCGATGACAACAATTCGGAGATTCATGAAGCCCAGAGCTTGAATGCCATCCGAACCGCTCTCGAGAACCTTGAAGACCAGCTCGAGTTCTTCCAT ACAGTACAAACACAGCAGAGGGCTGAGAGAGATTCAGCAATTGCTCGGCTGGAGCAAAGCAGGATTATCTTGGCTATGAGATTGGCTGAACACCAAGGTAAGAAGTATAAAGTGATTGAAGAAGCCCAAGCTTTTGTAGGGAATGTTAAGGATGCCAATTGCTTTGTTACTCCTGAAAATCATTTTGTATCGGCTCAAAGTCCTGCAAAAACTCAGAAAGGAATACGATCTGCTGATCTAGTAAAAGCAGTAATATCAGGCTTCCATTGTGCTCAGAAAACCCTAAAGGATCAAATGGGTGGGCTGTTTGGCAATGCTGCTTTGATTGCAATTAGTATGTTTGCATTATTACAGCTGCATAAAGCTGGGAATGTTGGCAATGTCTTAGAACCCAAGAGTAATGTAAAGAGAGTTGCTCAATCTAATAATAGCCCATTTAATGCTAAATTAAGTAATAAGTTGGATGTAATGTTGGCTAGAGGTTGA
- the LOC124930721 gene encoding potassium transporter 26-like, which produces MDDHGDIVNSGGGVVEEAERDLESLPNNNSESAGCLSRDVSFGAKYQPAVKDRKVYTGWQTWVLAYQSLGVVYGDIGTSPLYVISSVQLENIPTEADFLGIMSLIFWTLTLLPLIKYVFIVLRADDHGEGGTFALYSFLCRHLNFRTKLTIQNTRLDSDSNKSFYTQTTGRLKSKTKGFIENSVVVQSVLTFVVLLGTCMVIGDGALTPATSVLSALQGIQSLSHRITQDYVILISVVLLIILFGFQRFGTSKVGFSFSPIMLLWFTFNCLIAIYNITKFYPSIFKALSPSYAVTFFSRNGYVGFKALGAIFLCTTGAEAMFADLGHFNKRSIQFAFSLLVYPSLVLTYAGETAFLIKHPGDVSTAFYSSIPKPVYWPMFVVSTLAAIVASQSMISASFSIVKQSLALGCFPRVNIKHTSSKYEGQVYSPEVNFMIAVICIALVVGFRNGTQIGNAYGVVVIWVMIITTCLVTLVMLVIWDTNVFLIASFFIPFVILEGIFMVSLLNKIPQGGWAPFAISAFFLVIMLSWTYGRSKKTAYDAERKMSTSELVDILSKKETSRPPGICFFCTDLVNGIPPIIRHYIQHTNSVRETLVILTLRTLPIKTVLPQERFDVGKLGVDGVYRCIVEFGYKDSQSMEGEDFVGSVVDKLKEIATSREELIRLEMGKESGVVFVTGRTILKSDKKNGWLGHIAISYLYRFFQKNCRSAVSSLRVPPGKTIQVGMLYEI; this is translated from the exons ATGGACGATCATGGAGATATCGTGAATAGCGGTGGCGGCGTGGTGGAGGAGGCGGAGAGGGACCTGGAGAGTTTGCCCAATAATAATTCTGAGTCCGCCGGCTGTTTGTCAAGAGACGTAAGCTTTGGTGCTAAGTACCAGCCCGCTGTAAAGGATCGCAAGGTATACACGGGTTGGCAGACGTGGGTATTGGCTTACCAGAGTTTGGGAGTGGTGTACGGGGACATCGGAACGTCGCCGTTGTACGTGATTTCTTCCGTCCAGTTGGAGAATATTCCGACGGAGGCGGATTTCTTGGGGATTATGAGTCTCATTTTCTGGACTCTCACTTTACTTCCTCTCATCAAATACGTTTTCATCGTTCTCCGCGCCGACGATCACGGCGAGGGTGGTACTTTTGCTCTCTATTCTTTCCTCTGCCGCCACCTCAACTTCCGGACCAAACTCACCATCCAGAACACCCGCCTTGACTCAGATTCAAACAAGAGTTTCTACACTCAAACAACTGGAAGGCTCAAGTCCAAGACAAAAGGCTTCATTGAGAACAGCGTTGTGGTTCAATCTGTGCTCACCTTTGTAGTCCTACTTGGAACTTGCATGGTCATTGGGGACGGTGCTCTCACTCCGGCCACCAGTG TTCTGTCAGCTCTTCAAGGCATACAATCACTTTCTCACCGTATAACACAGG ATTATGTTATCCTGATATCGGTGGTGCTCTTAATCATCCTGTTCGGGTTCCAGAGATTCGGGACAAGCAAAGTGGGATTCTCGTTCTCCCCGATCATGCTCTTGTGGTTCACTTTTAACTGTCTTATAGCCATTTACAACATCACCAAATTCTACCCTTCAATCTTCAAAGCCCTGTCTCCTTCCTATGCCGTCACTTTCTTCTCGAGAAACGGTTACGTCGGATTCAAGGCTCTCGGCGCCATCTTCTTATGCACTACCGGCGCTGAAGCCATGTTTGCTGATCTCGGCCATTTCAACAAAAGATCAATCCAG TTTGCCTTCTCTTTGTTGGTGTACCCCTCCTTGGTCCTGACCTACGCGGGAGAAACGGCTTTCTTGATCAAGCACCCGGGTGATGTCAGCACGGCCTTCTATAGTTCCATACCCAAACCGGTCTACTGGCCCATGTTTGTCGTCTCCACCTTAGCCGCCATTGTTGCTAGTCAATCCATGATCTCCGCAAGCTTCTCCATCGTCAAGCAATCTTTAGCACTGGGCTGCTTTCCGCGCGTCAACATTAAGCACACCTCGTCCAAGTACGAGGGACAAGTTTACTCACCGGAAGTAAACTTCATGATCGCAGTCATCTGCATCGCTCTGGTCGTGGGTTTTCGAAACGGAACTCAAATTGGAAACGCTTACGGTGTGGTGGTTATATGGGTGATGATCATAACCACGTGTCTAGTGACTCTAGTGATGTTGGTCATATGGGACACCAACGTTTTCCTAATCGCGTCCTTCTTCATCCCGTTCGTGATTCTCGAAGGTATTTTCATGGTTTCTCTTCTCAACAAGATTCCGCAAGGGGGATGGGCTCCGTTTGCAATCTCGGCTTTCTTTTTAGTGATCATGTTGTCTTGGACGTACGGTAGGAGCAAGAAGACGGCGTACGATGCAGAGAGAAAGATGTCGACTTCTGAACTCGTCGATATATTGTCGAAAAAGGAAACCAGCCGGCCACCAGGGATTTGTTTCTTCTGTACAGATCTAGTGAACGGGATTCCACCGATAATCAGACATTATATTCAGCATACGAATTCTGTTCGGGAGACTCTGGTCATTTTGACACTAAGAACTCTCCCGATCAAGACTGTTCTTCCTCAAGAACGCTTTGACGTTGGGAAGTTGGGGGTTGACGGGGTTTACAGGTGCATTGTTGAGTTTGGGTATAAGGATTCGCAAAGTATGGAGGGCGAAGACTTTGTTGGGTCTGTAGTCGACAAGCTAAAAGAGATTGCAACTTCACGAGAAGAACTGATACGACTTGAGATGGGAAAAGAGAGTGGGGTCGTGTTTGTTACGGGGAGAACCATTTTGAAGTCGGATAAAAAGAACGGTTGGCTAGGTCACATAGCTATATCTTATCTTTATAGGTTCTTTCAGAAGAATTGCAGGTCTGCAGTTTCAAGCCTTAGGGTTCCTCCGGGGAAGACGATTCAAGTGGGGATGCTCTACGAAATATAG
- the LOC124930720 gene encoding probable inactive receptor kinase At5g53320, producing MTVKMPLKIILFSRLCLLSTLFIMMKAEPVEDKQALIDFLHNISHTRPLNWDTRSSVCTNWVGITCNHNKSRVIAVQLPGFGLRGPIPSNTLSRLSDLQILSLRSNDISGPFPSEISQLRNLNNLNLQSNKFSGPLPSDFSAFRNLSILILSQNAFNGTIPCSISNLTQLIALNLSNNFHSGDIPDLNLPKLQVLDLSHNNLTGLVPKSLQRFPSSAFSSNNNISTENFPHPILPNPQPPKKRSKLTEPAILGIAIGTSALCFVLIAVTIMFCCSHKKGKKEEMPRSKEKPGKKPMSERKNHEDGSLVFFEGHNLVFDLEDLLRASAEMLGKGAFGITYKAALEDATTVVVKRVKDASMAKRVFEQQMEIAGNMRHENIAPLRAYYYSKEEKLMVYDHYAQGSVLSMLHGTRGNQVTLDWEARVRIAMGAARGLAHIHSSENGHNKLVHGNIKSSNIFLNSTQYGCISDFGLATIMNPTSTHVVRGEGYRAPEVTDNRKASQASDVYSFGVFLLELLTGKSSGGEEDAVNLVRWVHSVVREEWTAEVFDVELLKCPNIDEEIVEMLQIGMACAARMPEQRPKMADVLKRIEDLRRREIMSEDSTPPLTPPPPPVVEVGSTSRS from the exons ATGACTGTGAAAATGCCTTTGAAGATAATTCTCTTTAGTCGACTTTGCTTGCTGTCTACTCTTTTCATCATGATGAAAGCTGAACCAGTTGAAGATAAACAAGCCTTAATTGATTTCCTTCACAACATATCTCATACACGTCCTCTCAACTGGGACACGAGATCATCGGTTTGCACCAATTGGGTGGGAATTACTTGCAATCATAACAAATCTAGAGTAATTGCTGTTCAATTGCCCGGGTTTGGCTTGCGCGGGCCAATTCCTTCTAATACTCTGAGCCGCTTATCTGACCTCCAGATCTTGAGTCTCAGATCCAATGATATATCAGGTCCGTTCCCTTCTGAGATCTCCCAACTCAGAAACTTGAACAATCTGAATCTTCAGTCTAATAAATTCTCTGGTCCCTTGCCTTCCGATTTCTCAGCATTCAGGAATCTTTCCATCCTTATTTTGTCCCAGAATGCTTTTAATGGTACAATTCCCTGTTCAATCTCAAACTTAACTCAGCTCATAGCCCTCAATCTCAGCAACAACTTTCATTCTGGAGATATTCCTGATCTGAATCTACCTAAACTTCAAGTTTTGGATCTGTCCCACAATAACCTCACAGGTCTTGTTCCTAAATCTCTTCAAAGATTTCCCAGCTCGGCATTCTCCTCCAATAACAACATCTCCACAGAAAATTTCCCTCATCCAATACTTCCTAATCCACAGCCACCAAAAAAGCGATCTAAACTCACCGAGCCTGCAATATTAGGGATCGCCATTGGGACTTCTGCTTTGTGTTTTGTCCTGATTGCTGTTACAATAATGTTTTGCTGCTCACACAAGAAAGGAAAAAAGGAGGAAATGCCGCGGAGTAAAGAGAAACCTGGGAAGAAACCAATGTCAGAGAGAAAGAATCATGAAGATGGCAGTCTTGTCTTCTTTGAAGGTCACAATCTTGTTTTCGACCTGGAAGATTTGTTAAGGGCTTCAGCTGAAATGCTTGGAAAGGGTGCTTTTGGAATAACATATAAGGCAGCACTGGAGGATGCCACAACAGTAGTGGTTAAAAGAGTTAAGGATGCAAGTATGGCAAAGAGAGTTTTTGAGCAACAAATGGAGATTGCTGGAAATATGAGGCACGAAAATATAGCTCCCTTAAGAGCCTATTACTATTCCAAAGAAGAAAAGCTTATGGTGTACGATCACTATGCTCAAGGAAGCGTTTTATCAATGTTACATG GAACAAGAGGAAATCAGGTGACACTAGACTGGGAAGCCCGAGTAAGAATCGCAATGGGTGCTGCAAGGGGGCTTGCACATATCCATTCATCAGAGAACGGCCATAATAAGCTAGTCCATGGAAACATAAAGAGTTCAAACATTTTCCTCAACTCAACCCAATACGGCTGCATATCCGATTTTGGTTTAGCGACAATAATGAACCCAACAAGTACACATGTGGTGAGGGGAGAAGGATATAGAGCCCCAGAAGTGACAGACAATCGGAAAGCCTCTCAGGCATCAGATGTGTACAGCTTTGGAGTGTTCCTGCTGGAGCTCCTCACCGGAAAATCATCTGGTGGAGAGGAAGATGCAGTGAACTTGGTGAGGTGGGTTCATTCAGTTGTCAGAGAAGAGTGGACGGCTGAAGTGTTTGATGTGGAGCTGTTGAAGTGTCCAAATATAGATGAAGAGATTGTGGAGATGCTGCAAATTGGGATGGCTTGTGCAGCTAGAATGCCGGAACAGAGACCGAAGATGGCCGATGTCTTGAAAAGAATCGAAGACCTCCGGCGGCGGGAAATCATGTCTGAAGACTCCACACCTCCATTGACTCCGCCACCACCGCCAGTGGTTGAGGTCGGATCCACTTCTAGAAGTTAA